The Microbacterium proteolyticum genome contains a region encoding:
- a CDS encoding ParA family protein → MTLRILAVVGQKGGVGKTTTVMNLAAVLSDHARVLVVDVDPQRSATDWAEAGGDNVPFDFATESDPQVLAGLRRTNEYDVIVVDTPGSLRDTDVLGAVLDNSDFVILPMEPATMSVKPAVRVIRQLIEPRNLPYRVLVSRVKRDPSAVRRKDDALELLDEMHLPRFRSVIREYVMHTDAPLTGEVVTTYPRSRATANAIDDYKDLALELTSLWANGKR, encoded by the coding sequence ATGACTCTTCGCATCCTCGCCGTCGTCGGGCAGAAGGGCGGCGTCGGTAAGACGACGACCGTCATGAACCTCGCCGCAGTGCTGTCAGATCATGCCCGCGTACTCGTCGTCGACGTCGACCCGCAGCGCAGCGCAACCGACTGGGCGGAGGCGGGAGGGGACAATGTGCCCTTCGACTTCGCTACCGAGTCAGACCCCCAAGTCCTCGCCGGTCTACGGCGCACCAACGAGTACGACGTGATCGTCGTCGACACCCCGGGAAGCTTGCGGGACACCGACGTTCTCGGCGCGGTCCTCGACAACAGCGATTTCGTCATCCTGCCCATGGAACCCGCGACCATGAGCGTGAAGCCCGCAGTTCGCGTCATTCGCCAGCTGATCGAGCCGCGGAACCTGCCCTACCGAGTCCTGGTGAGCCGTGTGAAGCGCGATCCCTCCGCGGTGCGCCGCAAAGACGACGCGCTCGAACTCCTCGACGAGATGCACCTCCCACGCTTCCGCAGCGTCATCCGCGAATACGTCATGCACACGGACGCACCGCTGACCGGGGAAGTGGTCACCACCTACCCCCGCAGCCGAGCCACCGCCAACGCCATCGACGACTACAAAGACCTCGCCCTGGAGCTCACGAGCCTCTGGGCCAACGGAAAGAGATAG
- a CDS encoding ParB family protein: MARKTLSSLVGRLEDDQPAETPQPAPAAAPVEKTAEAAPAAEAPAPKKRTKYPPKVSFYQELEDTDRIRGAILHTFAQEGFRNLSQFLNAAAMKEVERLEAKYNDGKPFPPVKARELPQGRPMGV; the protein is encoded by the coding sequence ATGGCACGCAAAACCCTCTCCTCCCTCGTCGGGCGCCTCGAGGACGATCAGCCCGCTGAGACCCCACAGCCGGCGCCCGCCGCCGCCCCCGTGGAGAAGACCGCCGAGGCGGCCCCCGCGGCCGAGGCACCCGCGCCGAAGAAGCGCACCAAGTACCCGCCGAAGGTGTCGTTCTACCAGGAGCTTGAAGACACCGACCGCATCCGCGGTGCAATCCTGCACACGTTCGCACAAGAAGGGTTCCGCAACCTCTCGCAATTCCTCAACGCTGCCGCGATGAAAGAGGTCGAGCGCCTCGAGGCCAAGTACAACGACGGCAAGCCGTTCCCGCCCGTCAAGGCCCGCGAACTGCCCCAGGGGCGCCCAATGGGGGTATGA